A window from Macaca fascicularis isolate 582-1 chromosome 20, T2T-MFA8v1.1 encodes these proteins:
- the GNPTG gene encoding N-acetylglucosamine-1-phosphotransferase subunit gamma isoform X3, with protein MLVSHSFDDDRFEVIFGISKWPAHLFRLSGKCFSLVESTYKYEFCPFHNVTQHEQTFRWNAYSGVLGIWHEWEIANNTFTGMWMRDGDACRSRSRQSKVELACGKSNRLAHVSEPSTCVYALTFETPLVCHPHALLVYPTLPEALQRRWDQVEQDLADELITAQGHEKLLRTLFEDAGYFKAPEENEPTQLEGGPDSLGLETLENCRKAHKELSKEIKRLKGLLTQHGIPYVRPTETSSLEHLGHKTPRAKPPEQLRGDPGLRGSL; from the exons GGCCGGCGCATCTCTTCCGACTCTCGGGCAAGTGCTTCAGCCTGGTGGAGTCCAC GTACAAGTACGAGTTCTGCCCATTCCACAACGTGACCCAGCACGAGCAGACCTTCCGCTGGAACGCCTACAGCGGGGTCCTCGG CATCTGGCACGAGTGGGAGATCGCCAACAACACCTTCACGGGCATGTGGATGAGGGATGGTGACGCCTGCCGTTCTCGGAGCCGGCAGAGCAAG GTGGAGCTGGCGTGTGGAAAAAGCAACCGGCTGGCCCACGTGTCCGAGCCGAGCACCTGTGTCTATGCACTGACATTCGAGACCCCCCTTGTCTGCCACCCCCACGCCTTGCTAG TGTACCCGACCCTGCCAGAGGCCCTGCAGCGgcggtgggaccaggtggagcaGGACCTGGCCGACGAGCTGATCACCGCCCAG GGCCATGAGAAGTTGCTGCGGACACTGTTTGAGGACGCGGGCTACTTCAAGGCCCCAGAAGAAAACGAACCCACCCAGCTGGAGGGAGGTCCTGACAGCTTGGGGCTGGAGACCCTGGAAAACTGCAGGAAG GCTCATAAAGAACTGTCAAAGGAGATCAAAAGGCTCAAAGGTTTGCTCACCCAGCACGGCATCCCCTATGTGAGGCCCACAG AAACTTCCAGCTTGGAGCACTTGGGCCACAAGACACCCAGAGCcaagcctccagagcagctgcgGGGCGACCCGGGACTGCGTGGGAGTTTGTGA